Genomic window (Mesorhizobium shangrilense):
AGCATGTTGATCGGAACGCTTTCCGGATGCTCCGGCAGGTTGGCCAAGGTGACCAGCATGTCGATCCGGTCCGCCGGCTCTTCGCCCATGCCGACAATGCCGCCGCAGCAGACCTTGATGCCGGATTGGCGTACATGCTCGAGCGTTTCCAGCCGGTCGGCAAAGCTCCGCGTGCTGATGATCTCACTGTAGTAGCGTTCCGACGTATCGATGTTGTGGTTGTAATAGTCGAGACCAGCCTGTTTCAGCCGGGCTGCCTGCTCAAGGTCGATCATGCCGAGGGTCATGCAGGTCTCCATGCCCAGCGCCTTGACGCCTTCGACCATCGCCACGACCGCATTCATGTCGCGCGCCTTGGGATTTCGCCAGGCCGCACCCATGCAATAGCGGGTGGCGCCGGCGTCACGCGCCTTGGTCGCTTCGGCAATGACGCGCCTGACCTCCATCAGTTTCGACGCCTTCAGGCCGGTTTCGTGATGCGCCGATTGACTGCAATAGCCGCAATCCTCCGGGCAGCCGCCTGTCTTGATGCTGAGAAGCCGGCTGAGCTGGACTTTGTTGGGATCGAAATTCTGGCGATGAATCGTTTGGGCTAGGAACAGCAGGTCGTTGAAGGGTGCCTCGGAGAGTGCGCGGGCTTCGGCCTGCGTCCACAAACCGCCCGCTCTTGCATATCCAACTTCCGGCGCTGGCGCCGATTCATCTACGTGCGAAACGAACGTCATGTTCTTCCTCATCCCCGGGTCGCCCCGCCGCCGTTTATAGCTCGCGGCCATCCTTTCAGCCCAAATCGAAATCGCGGGCCAATGTGTCGTCGCGCCATATGTCAGCCGGCCGATCGCAACGAGATTCGACGCTTGGACCGAAGCATTCAGTCCCATGTCCGGTCCCTGCGGCAATCTGAGGTCAGCCGCCTCGGCAATTTCGCGATATCGTTGCGGCTTGGCACGACATTTTTTCCGAGCATGGGCGCTCCGTCGAGCGCACCGAAACCTGGAAAGTTAAGACCGTTCATTGATTGCGGCGCTTACCTTCGATGAGATCGATAACCGCACGCGCGGCATCCACGACATGCGTTCCCGGGCCGAACACGGCGGCGACCCCATGGTCCATCAGGAACTGATAATCCTGGCGCGGCACCACGCCACCGCACACCACGAGGATGTTTTCGGCGCCTCTCGCCTTCAGTGCCTCGATCAGCTGCGGCAGAAGGGTTTTGTGTCCGGCCGCGAGCGAGGATGCGCCGACGACATGAACCTCAGAGGCCACGGCCATGCTTGCTGCTTCTTCCGGTGTTTGGAAAAGCGGACCGGCGACCACGTCGAAACCGAGATCGCCGAAGGCCGATGCGATCACTTTGGCGCCGCGGTCGTGGCCATCCTGACCGAGCTTGGCCACCATCAGCTTCGGGCGTCTGCCGAGCGAGACGGAAACGTCCTTGATGCGCGACGCCAGCGTTTGGTATTCCGGCTCATTCTGGAAGGCGGCTCCGTAGACCTCCGT
Coding sequences:
- the bioB gene encoding biotin synthase BioB, whose translation is MWTQAEARALSEAPFNDLLFLAQTIHRQNFDPNKVQLSRLLSIKTGGCPEDCGYCSQSAHHETGLKASKLMEVRRVIAEATKARDAGATRYCMGAAWRNPKARDMNAVVAMVEGVKALGMETCMTLGMIDLEQAARLKQAGLDYYNHNIDTSERYYSEIISTRSFADRLETLEHVRQSGIKVCCGGIVGMGEEPADRIDMLVTLANLPEHPESVPINML